In the Deferribacter desulfuricans SSM1 genome, GATGCTTGCAGAATTAACAAGGTTAAAAAGGTCTATTACGGTTTCAGGTAGTCACGGTAAAACTACCACAACATCGATGATTGCGCATATTTTCATAGAAGCAAAATTAGATCCAACGATAGTAATTGGTGGAAGATTAAATAGTTCTGGACAAAATGCTGTATTAGGAAAAGGGGATTACTTTATCTGTGAAAGTGATGAAAGTGATAGATCATTTTTACTTTTGTATCCTACAATTAATGTAGTTACAAATATAGATTTGGAACATCTGGATGTATATCAAGATTTAGAGGATATAAAATCAGCATTTATAGAATATTGTAATAAGATTCCGTTTTATGGTCTTAATCTCCTCTGTATAGAAAATCAGAATGTGACTGATATTATACCAAGTATCGAAAAGAGATTTCAAACCTATGGATTTAAGAAATCTGCTGATATAAGAGCTGATAATATTATTCAAGATGGTTATATTTCTACTTTTGATGTTTACTATTTTAGTGAGAAGTTAGGAAGAATTCACTTAAATACTCCTGGTATTCATAATGTTTTAAATTCATTGGGTGCCATTGGAGTTGCTATAGAATGTGGTATAACCTTTGACGTAATAAAAGAGGCTCTTAAGAATTTTCAAGGTGTTGAAAGAAGATTATCCATAAGATACAAAGATGAAAGACGTGTTGTCATTGATGATTATGGACATCATCCTACCGAAATAAAAGCAACTTTGCAAAGTGTTCGTTCTCTATATCCAGACTATAAAATTGTTACAATATTTCAACCTCATAGATACACAAGAACCAAAGCTTTGCTTAATGAATTTGCATCATCATTTTATGATACAGATATTCTCATTGTTACAGATATTTATGCAGCCAGTGAAGCACCAATAGAAGGTGTAAGTTCAGACATTTTAGTGGAAAAAATAAAAATGCAAGGTTTAAAGGATGTATATTACATTGCTGATTTCGATAAAATTTTTGATTTAGAAATATTTAATGATGAAAAGGTTGTTTTTATTACTCTTGGAGCAGGGAATATAACAGAATTATCTTACAAAATTGCAGATTATTTCAGGAGTAAAGAGAATGTATAGAAAAATTGCTGTTTTGTGTGGTGGGTTATCAAGTGAGAGAGAGGTTTCATTAAAAACTGGAGAAGCAGTGAAACAGGCTCTTGATAATTTGGGGTATGATGCTTTTTTAATCGATGTTGATAATAATGTTGATAAAAAAATTAGGGAAACACAACCCGATTATTGTTTTATCGCTTTGCATGGTAAATATGGTGAGGATGGATCAATTCAAGGTTTGCTTGAAGTTTTGGGTATTCCATATAATGGTGCAGGTGTAGCTGCAAGTGCTATTGCCTATGATAAACATTTAACAAAAGTCTTAGTTCAGTCGGTTGGGATTAAAACGCCAGATTATTATCTTTGTGAAAATGATAAAGATATAAGATTTTTACCAGCTGTTGTAAAGCCTGCTAGAGAAGGCTCCACAATAGGAATTTCAATTGTTAAAAGTAAAGATGAATTTTCAAAAGCATTCAGTGAGGCAAAAAAATATGATTCTAGAGTTTTAATTGAAAGGTTTATAGAAGGGAAAGAGCTTACAGTAGGAATTATAAATAACGAAGTTCTTCCCACTATTTATATAAAGCCTATAAAGGGTTTCTATGATTACGAATCAAAATATACCAAAGGGATGACTGAATACATTTTTGAAACTGGGCTTAATGTAGATGAAACAGATAAATTAAACAATATTTCATTAAAAGTAGCTGATTTGATTGGTTGTTCGTCATTGTGCCGTATAGATTATATATATGATGGAAAAGAGTTTTTCCTGTTGGAAGTGAATACTATACCAGGTATGACTGAAACAAGTTTATTACCAAAGGCAGCTAAAAAAGCGGGTTATGATTTTGAGAAGCTGATAGATAAAATTATAAAAGGGGATTAATGAAAAAGTTAGTTAAGCTGATATTTTTTACAATTTTAGTTGTAATATTAGTTATAGGAGTAAATAAATTTACAAATAGTAGTTTCTTCAAAGTTCGTAAAATTGAAGTTATTGGAGCAATTAACAGTAATACAAAGGTCGTTAAAAAAGAACTTAAGAGATTATTAGATAAAAATATTTTTGATATTGAAGATGTTCAATTTGTTGAGTCAGATCCTTGGGTTACCAAATGTTTAATAACCAAAAGATACCCTTCAACTATCGTTGTTAAAATATATGAAAAGAAAGCTATCTTTAAATTCTCAAAAAATGGAAAATGTTATTTCTACCTTTCAGATGGTTCAAATTTAAGAACTAATTGTGATAATAACAGGGTAAAAGTTATTGGTAATGTAGATAATATTTATTTTGATGAATTCGCTAATATATTTTCTAAAGTTGATAAAAATTACAAGTATTTACTTTATCCATCTTATTTTGTCGTTGAATACAATGGGAAACCAGTTAAGGGGTTTTATGAAGATAATGTTTTTGTAGCTAACTTCAATTATCTACAAAAGATATTGGATAAGGGTTACAAAGATTTTGATTATGCAGATATACGTTTGAGAAATAGAATTTACATTAGCGGGGTGAAACGTGAAAGCTGAAAATATAGTTGTTGGGCTTGATATTGGAACTACTAAGATTTGTGTTGTTGTTGGACAAAAAAATGAAAATGGAAGTGTCGATATAATAGGAGTAGGTACAGCTCCAAGTACAGGTTTGAGGAAAGGGGTAGTAATCAATATTGATGCTACGGTGGAGTCTATAAAACAAGCTGTAAAAGAAGCAGAAAAGATGTGTGGTTTGCAGATAAGAAATGCAACAGTTGGTATTGCTGGTGGCCATATCAAAAGTTTTAACTCGAGAGGGATAATTGCTGTAAAAAATAGGGAAGTTACGAAAAAGGATGTGGAAAGGGTTATTGAGTCTGCTTCTGCAGTGGATATCCCTATTGGTAGTGAAGTTTTACATGTTATTCCTCAACAGTTTATATTGGATGGGCAGTCTGAAATAAAGGATCCAATAGGGATGAGTGGTGTTAGGTTGGAAGTTGATGTGCATATTGTGACAGGTGCTGTTACCAGTGCACAAAATATTATGAAGAGCTGTGAAAGAGCTGGTATTTCTGTAAACGACATAGTGTTAGAGCAACTTGCTTCTAGTGAAGCAGTTTTAAGTGATGATGAAAAAGAGATTGGAGTTTGTTTAATTGATGGTGGTGGCGGTACAACGGATATGGTTGTATTTAAAAAGGGTGCGATTCATCATACCGCGGTATTGCAGTTGGGTGGGAACAATTTTACAAGAGATCTTTCAATAGGTTTGAATACGCCAGAATCTGAAGCTGAAAGGATAAAAAAACTTCATGGGTGTGTTTGGTTGGATAAAATAATGGACGATGATTATGTGGAAGTTCCTTCTGTTGGCGGAAGACCACCTCGCAAAATATCTCGAGCTGTTTTAACTCAGATATTGCAAGCTAGAGCAGAAGAAATTTTTCAAATGTTTTTAGGGGAATTACAAAAGAATGATTTAGTGGAAATGATTGGTGGTGGAGTAGTTTTAACAGGTGGGATTTCAAATTTTGAAGGTATAGAAGAATTAGCATCTACAATTTTTGAAATGCCAGTTAGAGTTGGTAAACCTCAAAATATAGGTGGGTTAGTTGATATAGTTGATGATCCAATATACGCAACTGGTGTAGGGTTGGCTATTTATTCAGCAAAAAATGATTTTAAAGGGGAGAAAATATCTAAAGGGAATGATGAAAGAGTTTTTAATAAAGTTTTAGAAAGAATGAAAAATTGGTTTTCAGAGTTTTTTTAAAAAAAATATGGGGGTGAGCTTATGTTTGAATTTGAAGAAATCAAAAGTGGAGCAGTTATCAAGGTAATTGGTGTAGGTGGTGCAGGTGGTAATGCAATCAACAATATGATAAGAGCAGGGATTGAAGGTGTGGAATTCATTGCGGCTAATACTGATGAGCAAGTTTTGAGGAATAATCTTGCACCTGTTAAGATTCAGCTTGGGACTAAGCTTACGCGAGGTCTTGGTGCAGGCGGGAATCCTGAAATAGGTAGAAAAGCTGCTGTGGAGGATGCAGAAGCAATTGAAGAAGCGCTGCGTGGTGCTGATATGGTTTTTATAACTGCTGGTATGGGTGGTGGTACAGGTACCGGAGCTGCACCAGTTATTGCAAGTATTGCAAAAGATTTAGGAGCTTTAACTGTTGCAGTTGTATCAAAACCTTTTTACTGGGAAGGGCGCAAAAGGAATGAATATGCTGAGCAGGGGATTAAATTTTTAAAGGATCATGTTGATACTTATATTGTTGTTCCAAATGATAGACTACTTGATGTTATTGATAAAAATACTCCTTTTGTAGAGGCTTTTAGAATAGCAGATGATGTTTTAAGGCAAGGGGTTCAAGGGATTTCAGATACTATAAATAGTAGTGGCTATATAAATGTAGATTTTGCTGATGTAAAATCTATTATGAGTTCAAAAGGGATGGCTTTAATGGGTATTGGTGAAGCAAGTGGTGAAAATAGGGATGTTGAAGCAGCTAGAAGAGCTTTAAACAGTCCTTTACTTGCTGATGCAAATATTAAAGGAGCTGAGGGTATATTAATCAATATTACTGGTGGTGCTGATATTACAATGTTTGAAGTGCAAAATATTGCTCAACTTGTCTATGAAACTGCTGGTGAAACGTCCAATATCTTTAAAGGGGTTGTAATAGATCCTGAGCTAGAAGGGAAATGTAGAGTTACAGTTGTAGCTACTGGGCTTGGAAAAGTTCGCGAGGAAAAAACCGTTAATATTGATGAATATATCAAAAAGGGTAGTCAAGAAGTTACTAATATTATGAAAAGAGTTAAAACTATAAAAAGCATGGATAAAAGTTTAAGAAGTATTGGTGATTTTGATGAAGAGGAGTTGGAAATACCAACTTATTTAAGAAAGCAGGCAGATTAAAATTTTTTGATGAAGTTTTTACAGCTAATAAATGTTAGATGGTATAATGCTACAGCCTGGTATGCCGTTAATTTGTCAAGAGTTCTTGTAGAGAACAATCATGATGTTATAGTTGCGGGTTTACCAGGCTCACCCCCACTTTTAAAAGCTAAAGAATATGGTTTAAAAATATTTGAGTTACCGTTTAATTCAAATAATCCTATGCAGATAATAAAAAATATTGGTAAATTTAATAGTTTTATAAAAGAATTCAAGCCTGACTGGGTTGTTTGCCATAGAGGTGAATTTTTTTGGTACTGTGCTTTAAAAAGGCTTCTTTCAAATGGTTATCGTTTAATTAGGGTAAGAGGTGATAGAAGAAAACCTAAAACAGATTTTATAAATAAGTTTTTGCATGATAAATGCACAGATTTGGTTGTTACCTCGGGAGATTTCTTAAAAAGTGTTTATATTAAAGAAATGAAGCTGACAGAAAATAAAGTAAAGACAATTTATGGAGGAGTAGATACTTTGAAATTTCGTTATTCTGAGGAAGGGAGGAAAAGGGTAAGAGAGGAATTTGGTTTTAGTGATAATGATTATGTAGTTGGAATTGTTGGAAGATTTGATTATGTAAAAGGGCACGAGAATTTAATAAAAGCAATATCTATTATATATCTTGAGAAAGGGATAAAAAACATAAGGTTATTTTTGATAGGTTTTGATACAAACATTAAAACTGATGATATAAAGAATATGATTAGAAATTATAATATAGAGGATATTTCTCGGATTTCTGGCTTTAGAGAGGATATTGTTGATTGTATGTCTGCACTTGATTTAGGAGTTGTGGCTTCACTCGGGTCAGAAGCTATTTGTAGAGTAGCTTTTGAATTAATGGCAGTGGGTGTTCCAGTTGTTTCATCTGATGTGGGAGTATTACCAGAAATTATTCCAAAAGAGAATATATATCCAGCTAATAATGTTGAAAAATTGGTAGAGAAGATTTTGAATCATAATAAAAGTGTGAGAGTTTACTCTGATAAGCAGTTTTACAATGATTTTATAAAGGCTATATCTTCAATTGATAAAAATTGACATTCTCAATCTTATACTCTATAAGCGACAATCGAAATGAATATTTTAAGCAGTAGAGGGTGAAAATGATAACTGTTGAGTTTAGTAATGGGGAAACAACAGAGGTGCAGGTAAAAAAAGTTAAGCAACTTTTCAAAGAGCTAAATTTAAAAGAAAATAGTGTGATTGTTGTGAGAAATGATGAACTTCTTACCGAAGACGACATATTAAATGATGGAGATAAAATAAAGATTATTTCTGTTGTGAGTGGTGGTTAAATGAAATGTAAAATATGTAAGGGCAAAGCTGTAATTAAATTAAAAAGACACAATATAAAACTTTGTAAAGAACATTTTAATGAATTTTTTATTAGACAGGTTGAAAAGGCGATAAAAGAATTCAGAATGTTTAGTAGAAAAGATAAAATTCTTGTTTGTGTTTCAGGAGGTAAAGATAGTCTTGTTTTATGGTTAGTTTTAAGTAAGCTTGGGTATAATGTAACAGGGATGTATATAAATCTTGGCATAGATGAATATTCCGAAAAATCAAAAACTAAAGTTATAAATTTTGCAGAGAAAAATAATTTAAAATATACTATAGTTGATTTAAATGAGTTGGGTTATCCAATCCCAGAGCTTTCTAAAAAAAGCAGACGACCAGAATGTTCAGTTTGTGGGACTGTAAAAAGGTACTATTTTAACAAAATTGCATATGATTATAATTTTGATGTGGTAGCAACAGGGCATAATTTAGATGATGAGGCATCAAGGTTGTTGGGTAATATTTTACACTGGAATGATGAATATTTGGAAAAGCAGCTACCTGTTTTACCAGCTGAAGGTAAAATGTTGAAGAAGAAGGTTAAGCCTCTTATTAGATTGACAGAGCAAGAAATCGCTTCTTTTGCTTTTTTAAATAAAGTTGATTATATATTGGACGAATGCCCTTTAAGTGTGGGTGCCACAAGCTTGGTTTATAAAGATGCGTTAAATCTTATAGAAGAGAAAATTGTGGGGACGAAGCAGTTCTTTTATTTACAATATGTTAAAAAACTTATGAAAAGATTGAAAAATAAGAATAACGAAAAGGGTGATATTGAGCTAAAAAATTGTAAAATATGCGGTATGGAATCTTTCCATGAAGTATGCTCTTTTTGTAGATTGGTGAGGGATGAAAAATAATAAGTTTGAATATGGTGATTTTGTTATTTTAATTGATGAAAAAGATAGATCCAAAATGATAAAGTTAAAGGTAGGTGGGAGATATTCGTCTCAATACGGTTTTATTGACCATAGTAGTATTGTAGATATAACTGATGGCTCAATAGTTGAAACTAACAAAGGTTTTAAGTACAAGGTTTTTTCCCCTACTTATATCGATTATGTTATGCATCTTAAAAGAAAAGCACAAATAGTTTACCCAAAAGATAGTGCAATGATTTTGATGTGGGCTGATGTATATCCTGGTCTAAAGGTTTTAGAAGCTGGAATA is a window encoding:
- the murC gene encoding UDP-N-acetylmuramate--L-alanine ligase yields the protein MFGKVNKIHFIGIGGIGMSGIAEVLHNLGFEISGSDISMNKNVKRLKNLGVKVFIGHNPENVKDVDVVVYSSAIKEDNPELISAKDRHIPVIKRGEMLAELTRLKRSITVSGSHGKTTTTSMIAHIFIEAKLDPTIVIGGRLNSSGQNAVLGKGDYFICESDESDRSFLLLYPTINVVTNIDLEHLDVYQDLEDIKSAFIEYCNKIPFYGLNLLCIENQNVTDIIPSIEKRFQTYGFKKSADIRADNIIQDGYISTFDVYYFSEKLGRIHLNTPGIHNVLNSLGAIGVAIECGITFDVIKEALKNFQGVERRLSIRYKDERRVVIDDYGHHPTEIKATLQSVRSLYPDYKIVTIFQPHRYTRTKALLNEFASSFYDTDILIVTDIYAASEAPIEGVSSDILVEKIKMQGLKDVYYIADFDKIFDLEIFNDEKVVFITLGAGNITELSYKIADYFRSKENV
- a CDS encoding D-alanine--D-alanine ligase produces the protein MYRKIAVLCGGLSSEREVSLKTGEAVKQALDNLGYDAFLIDVDNNVDKKIRETQPDYCFIALHGKYGEDGSIQGLLEVLGIPYNGAGVAASAIAYDKHLTKVLVQSVGIKTPDYYLCENDKDIRFLPAVVKPAREGSTIGISIVKSKDEFSKAFSEAKKYDSRVLIERFIEGKELTVGIINNEVLPTIYIKPIKGFYDYESKYTKGMTEYIFETGLNVDETDKLNNISLKVADLIGCSSLCRIDYIYDGKEFFLLEVNTIPGMTETSLLPKAAKKAGYDFEKLIDKIIKGD
- a CDS encoding cell division protein FtsQ/DivIB encodes the protein MKKLVKLIFFTILVVILVIGVNKFTNSSFFKVRKIEVIGAINSNTKVVKKELKRLLDKNIFDIEDVQFVESDPWVTKCLITKRYPSTIVVKIYEKKAIFKFSKNGKCYFYLSDGSNLRTNCDNNRVKVIGNVDNIYFDEFANIFSKVDKNYKYLLYPSYFVVEYNGKPVKGFYEDNVFVANFNYLQKILDKGYKDFDYADIRLRNRIYISGVKRES
- the ftsA gene encoding cell division protein FtsA, with amino-acid sequence MKAENIVVGLDIGTTKICVVVGQKNENGSVDIIGVGTAPSTGLRKGVVINIDATVESIKQAVKEAEKMCGLQIRNATVGIAGGHIKSFNSRGIIAVKNREVTKKDVERVIESASAVDIPIGSEVLHVIPQQFILDGQSEIKDPIGMSGVRLEVDVHIVTGAVTSAQNIMKSCERAGISVNDIVLEQLASSEAVLSDDEKEIGVCLIDGGGGTTDMVVFKKGAIHHTAVLQLGGNNFTRDLSIGLNTPESEAERIKKLHGCVWLDKIMDDDYVEVPSVGGRPPRKISRAVLTQILQARAEEIFQMFLGELQKNDLVEMIGGGVVLTGGISNFEGIEELASTIFEMPVRVGKPQNIGGLVDIVDDPIYATGVGLAIYSAKNDFKGEKISKGNDERVFNKVLERMKNWFSEFF
- the ftsZ gene encoding cell division protein FtsZ — translated: MFEFEEIKSGAVIKVIGVGGAGGNAINNMIRAGIEGVEFIAANTDEQVLRNNLAPVKIQLGTKLTRGLGAGGNPEIGRKAAVEDAEAIEEALRGADMVFITAGMGGGTGTGAAPVIASIAKDLGALTVAVVSKPFYWEGRKRNEYAEQGIKFLKDHVDTYIVVPNDRLLDVIDKNTPFVEAFRIADDVLRQGVQGISDTINSSGYINVDFADVKSIMSSKGMALMGIGEASGENRDVEAARRALNSPLLADANIKGAEGILINITGGADITMFEVQNIAQLVYETAGETSNIFKGVVIDPELEGKCRVTVVATGLGKVREEKTVNIDEYIKKGSQEVTNIMKRVKTIKSMDKSLRSIGDFDEEELEIPTYLRKQAD
- a CDS encoding glycosyltransferase, giving the protein MKFLQLINVRWYNATAWYAVNLSRVLVENNHDVIVAGLPGSPPLLKAKEYGLKIFELPFNSNNPMQIIKNIGKFNSFIKEFKPDWVVCHRGEFFWYCALKRLLSNGYRLIRVRGDRRKPKTDFINKFLHDKCTDLVVTSGDFLKSVYIKEMKLTENKVKTIYGGVDTLKFRYSEEGRKRVREEFGFSDNDYVVGIVGRFDYVKGHENLIKAISIIYLEKGIKNIRLFLIGFDTNIKTDDIKNMIRNYNIEDISRISGFREDIVDCMSALDLGVVASLGSEAICRVAFELMAVGVPVVSSDVGVLPEIIPKENIYPANNVEKLVEKILNHNKSVRVYSDKQFYNDFIKAISSIDKN
- a CDS encoding MoaD/ThiS family protein, with the translated sequence MITVEFSNGETTEVQVKKVKQLFKELNLKENSVIVVRNDELLTEDDILNDGDKIKIISVVSGG
- a CDS encoding ATP-binding protein, whose protein sequence is MKCKICKGKAVIKLKRHNIKLCKEHFNEFFIRQVEKAIKEFRMFSRKDKILVCVSGGKDSLVLWLVLSKLGYNVTGMYINLGIDEYSEKSKTKVINFAEKNNLKYTIVDLNELGYPIPELSKKSRRPECSVCGTVKRYYFNKIAYDYNFDVVATGHNLDDEASRLLGNILHWNDEYLEKQLPVLPAEGKMLKKKVKPLIRLTEQEIASFAFLNKVDYILDECPLSVGATSLVYKDALNLIEEKIVGTKQFFYLQYVKKLMKRLKNKNNEKGDIELKNCKICGMESFHEVCSFCRLVRDEK